A region from the Cannabis sativa cultivar Pink pepper isolate KNU-18-1 chromosome 9, ASM2916894v1, whole genome shotgun sequence genome encodes:
- the LOC115723153 gene encoding isoleucine--tRNA ligase, cytoplasmic, with translation MEEVCEGKDFSFPKYEEKILKLWSEIKAFETQLARTQNMPEYIFYDGPPFATGLPHYGHILAGTIKDIVTRFQAMTGHHVTRRFGWDCHGLPVENEIDKKLGIKRRDDVLKMGIGKYNEECRSIVTRYVEEWEKIVTRTGRWIDFNNGYKTMDLNFMETVWWVFSQLYQKNLVYKGFKVMPYSTGCKTPLSNFEAGQEYRDVPDPEIMVAFPIIGDPQEAVFVAWTTTPWTLPSNLALCVNANFVYVKVRNKNSGKVYVVAESRLSALPGEKPKPNIINGSVDNAKKSNVKAKGTSAGKKENVEDSYEVLEKMKGASLVGMKYEPLFNYFMEFSDVAFRVVADNYVTDDSGTGIVHCAPAFGEDDYRVCLENEIILKGETLIVAVDDDGCFTSRITDFSGCYVKDADKDIIEAVKAKGRLIKSGTFTHSYPFCWRSKTPLIYRAVPSWFIRVELLKEKLLENNKETYWVPDFVKEKRFHNWLENARDWAVSRSRFWGTPLPVWISDDGVEIIVMDSIKTLEELSGVKVTDLHRHKIDHITIPSKRGPEFGVLRRIDDVFDCWFESGSMPYAYIHYPFENVELFEKNFPGHFVAEGLDQTRGWFYTLMVLSTALFGKPAFRNLICNGLVLAEDGKKMSKSLKNYPSPVDVIDDYGADALRLYLINSPVVRAEPLRFKKEGVYGVVKDVFLPWYNAYRFLVQNAKRLEVEGSTLFVPVAQATLEKSSNVLDQWINSATQSLVHFVRQEMDAYRLYTVVPYLLKFLDNLTNIYVRFNRKRLKGRTGEEDCRTALSTLYNVLLVSCKVMAPFTPFFTEVLYQNMQKVSNDTEESIHHCSFPQAEGKRDERIEQSVARMMTIIDLARNIRERHNKPLKTPLREMVIVHPDADFLDDIAGKLQEYVLEELNVRSLVPCNDTLKYASLRAEPDFSVLGKRLGKSMGTVAKEIKAMSQENILVFEKDGEVTVAGHSLKLSDIKVVRDFRRPDGKTEEEVDAAGDGDVLVILDLCPDQSLFEAGVAREIVNRIQKLRKKVALEPTDIVEVYFESLDQDKSISERVLHSQELYIRDAIGSPLLLSNLMPPHAVVIGEERFHGISGMSFAISLSRPALAFNPDFILQLCSGNTKSADFLKTYLLSRDHSNLKSEFQRGNGKITVGCVENVPAVDVLLGEHVFLTVGDFCSTSKSGKY, from the exons ATGGAAGAGGTCTGCGAGGGCAAGGACTTCTCTTTCCCCAAGTATGAGGAGAAGATCCTCAAGCTCTGGTCCGAGATCAAGGCCTTCGAGACCCAGCTGGCTCGCACCCAAAACATGCCCGAGTACATCTTCTACGATGGTCCACCCTTCGCTACCGGTCTTCCTCACTACGGTCACATCTTGGCCGGAACCATCAAAGATATCGTCACAAGGTTCCAAGCCATGACCGGCCACCACGTCACGCGTCGCTTCGGCTGGGACTGCCATGGCCTCCCCGTCGAGAACGAGATCGATAAGAAGCTTGGGATTAAACGAAGGGACGATGTGCTCAAAATGGGGATTGGTAAGTATAATGAGGAGTGTAGGAGCATTGTCACTCGCTATGTTGAGGAGTGGGAGAAGATTGTGACTCGTACGGGGCGTTGGATTGACTTCAACAATGGCTACAAGACAATGGACTTGAATTTCATGGAGACTGTATGGTGGGTGTTTAGCCAGCTTTATCAGAAGAACCTTGTATATAAAGGTTTTAAG GTCATGCCATACAGCACTGGTTGCAAGACACCACTGTCTAATTTTGAGGCTGGTCAAGAATATAGG GATGTTCCTGATCCTGAAATAATGGTGGCTTTCCCAATTATTGGTGATCCACAAGAAGCAGTTTTTGTTGCTTGGACAACAACCCCATGGACGCTTCCTAGTAATCTTGCTCTTTGTGTTAATGCGAATTTTGTTTATGTGAAG GTTCGCAACAAGAATTCTGGAAAAGTATATGTAGTTGCTGAATCTCGATTGTCTGCACTTCCTGGTGAGAAGCCAAAACCAAATATCATTAATGGGTCTGTTGATAATGCAAAGAAATCAAATGTTAAAGCCAAGGGAACATCAGCTGGGAAGAAGGAAAATGTTGAAGACTCTTACGAGGTTTTGGAGAAAATGAAGGGTGCTTCATTGGTGGGAATGAA GTACGAACCACTATTCAATTACTTTATGGAGTTCTCTGATGTAGCATTTAGAGTTGTTGCAGACAATTATGTTACTGATGATAGTGGTACTGGCATAGTCCATTGTGCTCCTGCATTTGGTGAAGATGATTATCGAGTTTGCTTGGAAAATGAGATTATCCTTAAG GGAGAGACCTTGATTGTAGCAGTTGATGATGACGGCTGCTTTACTTCAAGAATTACAGATTTCAGTGGGTGCTATGTCAAGGATGCAGATAAGGATATAATTGAAGCAGTCAAG GCAAAAGGAAGGCTCATCAAGTCTGGAACATTCACACATTCATATCCATTTTGTTGGAGGTCTAAAACTCCTCTAATCTATAGAGCTGTTCCAAGCTG GTTTATTCGTGTGGAATTGTTGAAAGAGAAATTGTTAGAAAACAACAAGGAGACTTACTGGGTTCCTGATTTTGTAAAG GAAAAACGCTTTCACAATTGGCTAGAAAATGCTAGAGACTGGGCTGTCAGTCGAAGTAGATTTTGGGGCACTCCTCTCCCAGTGTGGATCAGTGATGATGGTGTAGAAATCATTGTGATGGACTCAATCAAGACACTTGAAGAGCTTTCTGGTGTTAAG GTTACTGACCTGCACCGACACAAGATTGATCATATTACAATCCCATCCAAACGTGGTCCTGAATTTGGTGTTCTTCGACGTATAGATGAT GTGTTTGATTGCTGGTTTGAGAGTGGGTCCATGCCTTATGCTTATATCCACTATCCATTTGAGAATGTTGAACTCTTTGAGAAAAACTTTCCAGGGCATTTTGTAGCTGAAGGCCTAGATCAGACTCGTGGATG GTTCTACACTCTCATGGTGTTGTCTACTGCATTATTTGGCAAGCCTGCTTTTAGGAATCTCATTTGCAATGGTCTAGTTTTGGCTGAGGATGGAAAAAAGATGAGTAAAAGTTTAAAGAACTATCCATCCCCAGTAGATGTTATCGATGATTATGGGGCT GATGCATTACGTTTATACCTTATAAACTCGCCAGTTGTACGTGCAGAGCCGTTGCGTTTCAAGAAGGAAGGAGTTTATGGCGTT GTTAAGGATGTGTTCCTTCCTTGGTACAATGCATATAGGTTCCTTGTTCAAAATGCTAAAAGGCTTGAGGTCGAGGGGTCTACATTATTTGTACCCGTTGCTCAGGCTACACTTGAAAAATCATCTAATGTTCTTGACCAATGGATTAACTCAGCTACTCAGAGTCTAGTACATTTTGTTCGACAAGAGATGGATGCCTATCGACTTTACACG GTGGTTCCATATCTTTTGAAGTTTCTGGACAACCTTACAAATATTTATGTGAGATTCAATCGCAAGAGACTGAAAGGCCGTACTGGAGAAGAAGATTGTAGGACTGCACTCTCTACACTTTACAAT GTCCTTTTAGTGTCATGTAAAGTGATGGCTCCATTTACACCATTCTTCACTGAGGTTCTTTATCAAAATATGCAAAAGGTTTCTAATGATACGGAGGAAAGCATTCATCATTGTAGTTTTCCTCAAGCAGAAGGAAAG AGGGATGAACGAATTGAACAAAGTGTGGCAAGGATGATGACTATTATTGATCTGGCTCGTAACATTCGTGAGCGTCATAACAAACCCCTTAAAACACCACTGAG GGAGATGGTTATAGTACATCCAGATGCAGACTTTCTTGATGATATTGCTGGAAAGCTTCAAGAG taTGTGCTAGAAGAACTCAATGTGCGTTCCCTTGTCCCATGTAATGACACTTTGAAGTATGCTTCCTTGCGAGCTGAACCTGATTTTAG TGTTTTAGGAAAGCGGCTTGGAAAATCCATGGGAACCGTTGCCAAGGAAATCAAAGCAATGTCACAGgagaatattttagttttcgaGAAGGATGGGGAAGTTACTGTTGCTGGACACTCTCTAAAACTTTCGGATATTAAG GTTGTTAGGGATTTTAGACGTCCAGATGGTAAAACAGAAGAAGAGGTTGATGCAGCAGGGGATG GGGATGTGTTGGTAATTTTGGATTTGTGCCCAGATCAATCATTGTTTGAGGCTGGTGTTGCTCGTGAG ATTGTTAATAGAATTCAGAAGTTACGTAAAAAAGTTGCACTTGAACCTACTGACATTGTGGAGGTCTACTTTGAATCGTTGGATCAAGATAAATCAATCTCTGAACGAGTTTTGCACTCACAG GAACTTTACATAAGGGATGCAATTGGTTCTCCTTTGCTTCTCTCCAATTTGATGCCACCGCATGCT GTTGTTATTGGCGAGGAACGTTTCCATGGGATTTCCGGTATGTCATTTGCAATTAGTTTGTCACGACCTGCACTAGCCTTCAACCCTGATTTCATTCTCCAATTATGTTCTG GAAATACAAAATCCGCAGACTTTCTCAAGACTTATTTGTTGTCAAGGGATCATTCGAATTTGAAGTCTGAGTTTCAGCGCGGAAATGGCAAG ATAACTGTTGGCTGTGTTGAGAATGTTCCTGCGGTGGATGTCTTATTGGGGGAACATGTATTTTTGACTGTCGGGGACTTCTGCTCTACCTCAAAATCTGGGAAATATTGA